GTCGCGATGGTGCTGGTGGTGTCGGTTCTGGGCAGTGTCGTGCTGCACGGCGTCGGCGCACCCGCGGCTGCCCGCGCCTACCAGAGCCGACAAACTAAACTGTCCTCGTGACGTCGGAGCTCACTCACCAGACAGACACCGTTGAGCGGGCAGCCGCCACCCCCGATCAGCCCCAGCCGCACCGCGAACTCGGTCTCAAGGACGACGAGTACCAGCGGATCCGCGAGATCCTGGGCCGACGGCCCACCGACGCGGAACTGGCGATGTACTCGGTGATGTGGAGTGAGCACTGCTCCTACAAATCCTCCAAGGTGCACCTGCGCTACTTCGGGGAGACCACCACCGAGCAGATGCGCGCCAACATGCTCGCGGGCATCGGCGAGAACGCGGGCGTTGTCGACATCGGCGACGGCTGGGCGGTCACCTTCAAGGTCGAATCCCACAACCACCCGTCCTACGTCGAGCCCTACCAGGGCGCGGCCACCGGCGTCGGCGGCATCGTGCGCGACATCATGGCGATGGGCGCGCGCCCGGTCGCGGTGATGGACCAGCTGCGGTTCGGCGCGGCCGACGCGCCCGACACCCGGCGCGTGCTCGACGGCGTGGTGCGCGGCATCGGCGGCTACGGCAACTCCCTCGGCCTGCCGAACATCGGCGGCGAGACTGTGTTCGACGCGTCGTATGCGGGCAACCCCCTGGTCAACGCGCTGTGCGTCGGTGCGCTGCGCAAGGAGGACCTGCACCTGGCGTTCGCGTCCGGCACCGGCAACAAGATCATCCTGTTCGGCGCGCGCACCGGTCTCGACGGCATCGGCGGTGTGAGCGTGCTGGCGTCGGACACCTTCGGCGGCGACGAGACCGGGGCGGCGGGCCGTAAGAAACTTCCGAGCGTGCAGGTGGGCGACCCGTTCACCGAGAAGGTGCTCATCGAGTGCTGCCTCGAGCTGTACGCGGCCGGCCTCGTGGTCGGCATCCAGGACCTCGGCGGTGCCGGATTGTCCTGCGCCACTTCCGAACTCGCGTCCGCAGGCGACGGCGGCATGCACATCGAGCTGGACAAGGTGCCGCTGCGCGCGGCGAACATGACCCCGGCCGAGATCCTGTCGAGCGAATCGCAGGAACGGATGTGCGCCGTGGTCACCCCCGAGAACGTCGACGCGTTCCTCGCGGTGTGCCGCAAGTGGGAGGTGCTCGCCACCGTCATCGGCGAGGTCACCGACGGCGACCGGCTGCAGATCACCTGGCACGGCGAGACCGTCGTCGACGTGCCGCCGCGCACCGTCGCCCACGAAGGCCCGGTGTACGAGCGGCCGGTCGAGCGGCCCGCGAGCCAGGACGCGCTGATCGCCGACACCTCCGCCAAGCTGCCGCGGCCCAGCACGGGCGAGGAACTCAAGCAGACGCTGCTGAAGATGCTGGGCAGCCCCCATCTGTGCAGCCGTGCGTTCATCACCGAGCAGTACGACCGCTACGTGCGCGGCAACACCGTGCTGGCCGAACACGCCGACGGCGGTGTCCTGCGCATCGACGAGACCACGGGCCGCGGCATCGCGGTGTCCACCGATGCGTCGGGCCGCTACACCCAACTCGACCCCTACACCGGTGCCCAGCTCGCGTTGGCCGAGGCGTACCGCAACGTCGCGGTCACCGGTGCGACACCGGTGGCGGTGACCAACTGCCTCAACTTCGGTTCGCCCGAGGATCCCGGCGTGATGTGGCAGTTCAGCCAGGCCGTGCGCGGACTCGCCGATGGTTGTGCGGCCCTTGGCATTCCGGTCACCGGCGGCAACGTCAGCTTCTACAACCAGACCGGCAGCACCCCGATCCTGCCGACCCCGGTGATCGGTGTGCTCGGCGTGCTGGAGGACGTGGGTCGACGAGTTCCGACCGCCTTCGGCACCGAACCCGGTGAGACACTGCTGCTGCTCGGCGACACCCACGACGAGTTCGACGGGTCCATCTGGGCGCAGGTCACCGCCGACCATCTCGGTGGCGTACCGCCGAAGGTGGACCTGGACCGCGAGAAGCTGCTGGCCGAGGTGCTCACCGCGGCGTCGCGCGACGGGCTGGTTTCGGCGGCCCACGACCTGTCCGAGGGCGGGCTCATCCAGGCCGTCGTGGAATCGGCGCTTGCGGGTGAAACGGGTTGCCGCATCGTCCTCCCCGAAGGGGCGGACCCGTTCGTCTTCCTGTTCTCCGAGTCGTCGGGCCGTGTGCTGGTGGCGGTGCCGCGCACCGAGGAGAGCCGGTTCCGGTCGATGTGCGAGGCCAGGGGTGTTCCCGTCACCCGGATCGGCGTGGTCGACCAGGGCCCGCAGGGCGGCGACCCCTCGGTCGAGGTCCAGGGCCAGTTCAGCGTCCCCCTGTCCGAACTGCGGAGCACGTCGGAGGGCGTGCTGCCCAGGCTGTTCGGGTGACCGAGGAGAACCTCGACACACTCCGTCATCCTCTGCTGCGCTGGGCCTGGAGCCTGGTGCGGCTTGACTTCGTCGGCATCGCCGTCGGCGCGGTGTTCTTCTGCCTGTCGCTGACGCCGTCACTGCTGCCTCGCGACTGGTTGTTCGCCGGTCTGATCGGGGGCATCAACGCCGCCATCGGATACGGCCTCGGCGTGCTGCTCGGAAAAGGGTTGTACCGCTTCGTGCTCCGCAACCGTGCGTGGTGGCCGCCGCCCGGTTGGGTGCTGAAGTGGGCCAAGGCGCTGATCGTCGGCGGGTCCGCGGCGGCGTGCGTGCTGATGCTGATTCCCGCGGCGGCGTGGCAACGGCAGGTGTCGGCCCTCATGGGCATGGAAGGTCCCGCCACGCTGGGATACCTGCGTACCGCGGTTCTCGCGGCGGTCGTCGCGGGCGCGTTGATCGCGGTGGCCCGGGTGCTGCGCGACGCGGTGCGCCTGGTCGCGAAGGTGTTGATCCGGCGGTTGCACCTGCACCGTGAGGTCGCCCAGTTCATCGGCACGGTGATCGTGGTGGTGCTGGTGGTCACCCTCGTCAACGGTGTGCTGTACCGGGGGTTCCTGCTCGGGGCCAGCAGTGTGTTCCGGCCGCAGAACTCGACCACCCGGGAAGGCGTGAGCCAACCGACTGAACCTGAAAGATCAGGCAGCCCAGAATCTTTCGCGCCGTGGGACACGCTCGGATACCAGGGCCGCAACTTCGTGGCGACGGGGCCGCGGCCCGACGAACTCGAAGAGGTCAACGGCAGGCCTGCCCGCCAACCCATCCGCGTCTACGCGGGATTGCAGAGCGCCGACACCGACGAACAGCGGATTGCGTTGCTGCTCAGCGAGCTCGAACGCACCCACGCCTTCGACCGGGAGGTGCTGGTGATTGTGCCGACCACGGGCACCGGATGGGTGAACCCGGTGGCCGCGCGCGCCATCGAGCTGATGTACAACGGCGACACCGCGATGGTGGGCATGCAGTACTCGTATCTGCCGAGCTGGATCTCGTTCTTGGGTGACCGGGAGAAGTCGATGCAGACCGGGCGGATGATGATCGACGCGATCCAGTCCCGTTGGGCGCAACTGCCTGCCGAGCGCAGACCCAAACTGGTCCTCTACGGCGAGAGTCTCGGCTCGATGGCAGGGCAGGGAGCGTTCGAGTGGCTGCCCGACATCGCACGCATGGGTTTCTCGTCGGTGCTGTGGGTGGGCCCACCCAACGCGAGCCCACTGTGGCACGGGCTGACGGTGCGACGCGACCCGGGAACGCCCGAGGTGCGCCCGCGTTACGACAACGGGCGCACGGTCCGGTTCTCCGAGGCCGCCGACGCCGCCGAGATCGCCGGCGACATTGCCGATCCATGGGAGGGCACCCGCGTGCTGTTTTTGCAGCACCCGTCCGACCCGATCGTGTGGTGGTCGACGGAACTGCTGTTCTCCCGGCCCGACTGGCTGGTGGAACCGCCCGGCGGGGACCGCACCGCATCGATGCGGTGGTATCCGATCATCACGTTCTGGCAGGTCGCCGCCGACATGACGAACGCCTCGAGCGTGCCCGCGGGACACGGCCACAACTACGGCGAATCGGTGCTCGACGGCTGGGCGGCGGTGGCGCCGCCGGTTGGATGGACCGCTGAGGACACCGAACGCATCCGCATGGCGCTGGAGAAGACCGCCGCCAACGATGGTCCCGAATACTGATGGACGCCACAAAGATCCGCGCGCTGGCGGTGGCGACGGCGCTCGCGGTGTTCAACGTCGTGGTCGATCCGCGGCTACCCGGGCGCACCAGGCCGGTGGTGCGCACGCTCGTCGGTACCGGTCTGCTCGGCACGAGCCGCACCGCCCCGGGGCTGAGACCGCCCGCGCTGTGGTCGGGGGTGCGCACCGGGTCGGTCGCCGCGGCCGCGGTGGCGGCCACGGTGGCCGCGACGACGGCGGTGCCCGTGGTCCGCACCGCCATGCGGGAGCGGGATCTCCCGCCCGGCTTGGCGTCGTGGCTGTTGCTCGGTATCCCGCTGGGCACCGTGTGGTCCGAGGAGGCCGCGTTCCGCGGCGCGCTCGGTGCGATGGGAACCGAGGCGTTCGGACCGGCGGGTGGAAGGCTGCTGCAGGCAGCGACTTTCGGTATTTCGCACATCCCGGACGCACGCGCGGCCGGTGAACCCGTAGTCGGCACGGTGCTGGTGACCGGCGTGGCCGGTTGGCTACTGGACTGGCTGATGCGCCGCAGCAGCAGCCTGGCCGCCCCGCTGCTGGTACACCTCGCGCTCAACGAGACCGGTGCGCTGTGCGCGGTGCTGAGCCGACGCGGACGGGGTGGCGCTCAGGCGCCGAGCAACTCCCGGATCTCGTCGGGCATGCCGTCGACATCGGGGGAGACCGTGGTCTTCACCCATCGGCCGTCGGGGTGACGGTCGACGTGGGCCGAGCCCACATCGCCTGACAGCAGCCACAATTGGTCCTCGGTGGACAACCACGTGATACTGGTCTCGTGCCCGGCGTCGAACGGATGGTCGTCGTGGAACACCTCGGCGCCCGACTCGTCGATGATCACCGCCACCCACGTCTCGACCCCGTCCCGGAACGGCCCCTGGTCCACTGCCGCGGTGTAGATCTTCGACGGTGACACCTTGGGTGCACCGGGTCTGACGAACCGTTCCGGGTCGTGATCGGTGCCGAGCGGCTGACATCCCGACAGCACCACCATCACCGCGACGCCGGTGGCGACGGCGCGGGGCCGCAGAATTCCCCCCATCGCCCCGATATTAGGGCCGATCAGACCGTTCGTATATCCGCTTTCAGTTGGTGGGGTTCGGTTTCCTGGTCATCGATGCCGAAGCTGATGATGCGTCGCGGCGTGATCCGGATGATCGCGTCGTCCAGTTCATCCCCTGCCGCGCCCTGTCCGGTCGCAGCCACCACCTGCTCTGCGGTCCCGCGAATCTCCAGGCAGCGCACCCGCCACGGGTCGCGGGAGGTGATGTCGTCCACCACGAACGCGACCTGGTTGTTGTGCGCGATGTTGCGGTACTTCTGGCTGTGCGACATGCGGTAACCGGCGATGTCGATGGTGCCGAGTTGCTCGTTGAAGGTGAACCCCACCGGGCTGTTCTGGAGTGTGCCGTTCGGTTGGATGGTGGCCAGTCGGCCCAGGTCGGCACCGCGCAGGAAGGCGATCTCGTGTGTCTTGAAGGTCATGCACCAAACGCTAGGACCTCAATGGTAGTTGAGGTCAACATCACGGGTTGATCGTCGGCGCACCGACCTGACGGCCCCACACGTAGTCGACGAACATGGGCGAACCCAACTCGACATGGTTGTACGGCGCGATCGAAAGGCCGGTGTCCATCACCAGATACGGCGCGGGCCACAGCTCACGGGTGATCTTCTGCCAACAGCCGGGCCGTCCCTCGGGGCCGCCCTTGGCGTTCACGCGTGGCAAATTGTCCGGGTACACATACACGTTGCCTGCGCCGATGCTCGACGGCGTGCCCGCGGCCGCCAGCGAATATCCGTTGTCGCCGCCGAGCGCGCGATCCAATTCCGGTGCGACGTCGTGGTAGTTGCGGAT
This region of Mycolicibacterium goodii genomic DNA includes:
- the purL gene encoding phosphoribosylformylglycinamidine synthase subunit PurL, producing MTSELTHQTDTVERAAATPDQPQPHRELGLKDDEYQRIREILGRRPTDAELAMYSVMWSEHCSYKSSKVHLRYFGETTTEQMRANMLAGIGENAGVVDIGDGWAVTFKVESHNHPSYVEPYQGAATGVGGIVRDIMAMGARPVAVMDQLRFGAADAPDTRRVLDGVVRGIGGYGNSLGLPNIGGETVFDASYAGNPLVNALCVGALRKEDLHLAFASGTGNKIILFGARTGLDGIGGVSVLASDTFGGDETGAAGRKKLPSVQVGDPFTEKVLIECCLELYAAGLVVGIQDLGGAGLSCATSELASAGDGGMHIELDKVPLRAANMTPAEILSSESQERMCAVVTPENVDAFLAVCRKWEVLATVIGEVTDGDRLQITWHGETVVDVPPRTVAHEGPVYERPVERPASQDALIADTSAKLPRPSTGEELKQTLLKMLGSPHLCSRAFITEQYDRYVRGNTVLAEHADGGVLRIDETTGRGIAVSTDASGRYTQLDPYTGAQLALAEAYRNVAVTGATPVAVTNCLNFGSPEDPGVMWQFSQAVRGLADGCAALGIPVTGGNVSFYNQTGSTPILPTPVIGVLGVLEDVGRRVPTAFGTEPGETLLLLGDTHDEFDGSIWAQVTADHLGGVPPKVDLDREKLLAEVLTAASRDGLVSAAHDLSEGGLIQAVVESALAGETGCRIVLPEGADPFVFLFSESSGRVLVAVPRTEESRFRSMCEARGVPVTRIGVVDQGPQGGDPSVEVQGQFSVPLSELRSTSEGVLPRLFG
- a CDS encoding alpha/beta hydrolase codes for the protein MTEENLDTLRHPLLRWAWSLVRLDFVGIAVGAVFFCLSLTPSLLPRDWLFAGLIGGINAAIGYGLGVLLGKGLYRFVLRNRAWWPPPGWVLKWAKALIVGGSAAACVLMLIPAAAWQRQVSALMGMEGPATLGYLRTAVLAAVVAGALIAVARVLRDAVRLVAKVLIRRLHLHREVAQFIGTVIVVVLVVTLVNGVLYRGFLLGASSVFRPQNSTTREGVSQPTEPERSGSPESFAPWDTLGYQGRNFVATGPRPDELEEVNGRPARQPIRVYAGLQSADTDEQRIALLLSELERTHAFDREVLVIVPTTGTGWVNPVAARAIELMYNGDTAMVGMQYSYLPSWISFLGDREKSMQTGRMMIDAIQSRWAQLPAERRPKLVLYGESLGSMAGQGAFEWLPDIARMGFSSVLWVGPPNASPLWHGLTVRRDPGTPEVRPRYDNGRTVRFSEAADAAEIAGDIADPWEGTRVLFLQHPSDPIVWWSTELLFSRPDWLVEPPGGDRTASMRWYPIITFWQVAADMTNASSVPAGHGHNYGESVLDGWAAVAPPVGWTAEDTERIRMALEKTAANDGPEY
- a CDS encoding CPBP family intramembrane glutamic endopeptidase → MDATKIRALAVATALAVFNVVVDPRLPGRTRPVVRTLVGTGLLGTSRTAPGLRPPALWSGVRTGSVAAAAVAATVAATTAVPVVRTAMRERDLPPGLASWLLLGIPLGTVWSEEAAFRGALGAMGTEAFGPAGGRLLQAATFGISHIPDARAAGEPVVGTVLVTGVAGWLLDWLMRRSSSLAAPLLVHLALNETGALCAVLSRRGRGGAQAPSNSRISSGMPSTSGETVVFTHRPSG
- a CDS encoding PPOX class F420-dependent oxidoreductase; translation: MTFKTHEIAFLRGADLGRLATIQPNGTLQNSPVGFTFNEQLGTIDIAGYRMSHSQKYRNIAHNNQVAFVVDDITSRDPWRVRCLEIRGTAEQVVAATGQGAAGDELDDAIIRITPRRIISFGIDDQETEPHQLKADIRTV